One genomic window of Camelina sativa cultivar DH55 chromosome 5, Cs, whole genome shotgun sequence includes the following:
- the LOC104788878 gene encoding pentatricopeptide repeat-containing protein At2g39620-like, translating into MANTCTGLLLKLRECKNFRSLLQIHGSLIVSGLQPHNQLINAYSLFQRPDLSRIIFNSVQDPGVVLWNSMIRGYTRVGLHREALEFFRYMSEKKGIIDPDKYTFTFALKACAGSMNLEEGLRIHDLIAEMGFESDVYIGTGLVEMYCKAGDLVSARQVFDEMPLKDIVTWNTMVSGLARNGSPGEALRLFRDLHLSCVGIDHVSLYNLIPAVSKLGENDVCRCLHGLVIKKGFTSAFSSGLIDMYCKCGDLYAAETVFEEVWCKDDSSWGTMMAAYAHNGSFEEVLKLFDLMRRYDVRMNKVAVASALQAAAYVRDLVKGISIHEYAVQQGMMSDVLVATSLVSMYSKCGELEIAEELFINIKDRDVVSWSAMIASFEQAGHHDAALSLFRDMMKIHVKPNAVTLTSVLPACAGIAACRLGKSIHCYAIKADIESELEIATAIISMYAKSGCFSPAHRAFERLPVKDSVAFNALAQGYT; encoded by the coding sequence ATGGCAAATACCTGCACTGGGCTCCTTCTTAAGCTCCGGGAATGTAAGAACTTCCGGTCACTTCTTCAAATTCACGGCAGCTTGATCGTCTCAGGACTTCAACCCCATAACCAGCTCATAAATGCTTACTCTCTCTTTCAAAGACCCGACCTTTCTCGCATCATCTTTAATTCAGTTCAAGACCCAGGTGTTGTCTTGTGGAATTCAATGATCAGAGGTTACACGAGAGTTGGTTTACACAGAGAAGCTCTCGAATTCTTCAGATACATGTCAGAGAAGAAAGGTATTATTGATCCAGACAAGTACACTTTCACTTTTGCTTTGAAGGCTTGCGCCGGATCTATGAACTTAGAGGAAGGTTTACGAATTCATGATTTGATTGCTGAGATGGGTTTTGAGTCTGATGTTTATATAGGAACTGGGTTAGTTGAAATGTATTGTAAAGCTGGCGACTTGGTTTCTGCAAGAcaagtgtttgatgaaatgcctCTGAAGGATATTGTTACTTGGAACACTATGGTTTCTGGGTTGGCTCGAAATGGATCTCCAGGTGAAGCCTTGCGGTTGTTTCGTGATTTGCATTTGAGTTGTGTTGGGATTGATCATGTTAGTCTATATAATCTGATCCCTGCGGTTTCAAAGCTAGGAGAGAATGATGTGTGCAGATGTCTTCATGGACTTGTGATTAAAAAAGGGTTTACCTCTGCTTTCTCTAGTGGGTTGATTGACATGTATTGCAAATGTGGGGATTTGTATGCTGCTGAAACCGTTTTTGAAGAAGTGTGGTGCAAGGATGACTCTTCTTGGGGAACAATGATGGCAGCTTATGCACATAATGGGTCCTTTGAGGAGGTGTTGAAGTTGTTTGACCTTATGAGAAGATATGATGTTAGAATGAATAAGGTAGCTGTGGCAAGTGCTCTTCAAGCTGCTGCTTATGTACGGGACTTAGTGAAGGGGATATCAATTCATGAATATGCAGTGCAACAAGGAATGATGAGTGATGTCTTGGTGGCAACTTCTCTTGTGAGCATGTATTCTAAATGTGGTGAGTTGGAGATAGCGGAAGAACTGTTCATAAATATTAAAGATAGAGATGTCGTTTCTTGGTCTGCCATGATTGCTTCGTTTGAGCAAGCAGGTCATCATGATGCTGCTCTCTCTTTGTTTAGGGATATGATGAAGATACATGTCAAGCCTAATGCTGTAACTTTGACAAGTGTGCTTCCGGCTTGTGCAGGAATAGCCGCTTGTAGATTGGGTAAGAGTATACATTGTTATGCTATAAAGGCTGATATTGAGTCTGAGTTGGAAATTGCCACAGCTATTATTTCAATGTATGCCAAAAGTGGTTGCTTTTCCCCCGCGCACAGAGCTTTTGAAAGACTGCCAGTTAAAGATTCTGTAGCATTCAACGCTTTAGCACAAGGGTATACATAG
- the LOC104788879 gene encoding pentatricopeptide repeat-containing protein At2g39620-like, whose amino-acid sequence MKLHGLCPDSGTMVGMLQTCALCSDYARGSCVYGQIIKHGLDSECHVANALIDMFTKCDALTAAKSLFDKCGFEKSTLSWNIIMNGYLLHGQPVEAIATFSQMKVENFQPNTVTFVNILRAIAELSALRVGMSVHASLIRFGVCSHTSVGNSLVDMYAKCGMIDLSERCFIEIRNKVMVSWNTLLSAYAAHGLGSSAVSLFLSMQENELKPDSVSFLSVLSACRHAGLVEEGKQMFKEMEERHKFKAEVEHYACMVDILGKAGLFGEAVDMVRNMRVKASVGVWGALLNSSRMHCNLWLSNAALCQLVKLEPLNPSHYCQDGRLVEVNNVTRIKNVPACSWIQV is encoded by the coding sequence ATGAAACTACATGGCTTATGCCCAGACTCAGGAACTATGGTTGGTATGCTTCAAACTTGTGCACTCTGTAGTGACTATGCTCGAGGTTCTTGTGTCTATGGGCAAATTATAAAGCATGGGTTAGATTCAGAATGTCATGTGGCAAATGCTCTTATCGATATGTTCACCAAATGTGATGCCCTCACTGCAGCAAAATCCTTGTTTGACAAGTGTGGATTCGAGAAAAGTACTTTATCTTGGAATATAATTATGAACGGGTACTTACTCCATGGCCAACCTGTAGAAGCTATTGCCACTTTCAGTCAGATGAAGGTTGAGAATTTTCAGCCTAATACAGTCACATTTGTTAACATCTTACGCGCAATAGCAGAATTATCAGCCTTGAGAGTAGGAATGTCGGTTCATGCCAGTCTCATCAGGTTTGGAGTTTGTTCCCACACGTCCGTAGGAAACAGCCTAGTTGATATGTATGCGAAATGTGGAATGATAGATTTATCCGAGAGATGCTTTATCGAGATAAGAAACAAAGTAATGGTGTCATGGAACACTCTGTTATCCGCTTACGCAGCTCATGGTCTAGGAAGCTCTGCGGTCTCACTCTTCTTGTCTATGCAAGAAAACGAACTCAAACCAGACTCTGTTTCCTTTCTCAGTGTTCTTTCAGCTTGTAGACACGCAGGGTTAGttgaagaaggaaaacaaaTGTTCAAGGAAATGGAAGAAAGACATAAGTTCAAAGCAGAAGTTGAACATTACGCGTGTATGGTTGATATATTAGGGAAGGCTGGTTTGTTTGGTGAAGCTGTGGATATGGTGAGAAATATGAGAGTGAAAGCAAGTGTAGGAGTATGGGGAGCTCTATTAAATTCTTCAAGAATGCATTGTAATTTGTGGTTAAGTAATGCTGCATTGTGTCAGCTTGTAAAGCTTGAGCCACTAAATCCATCTCATTATTGTCAAGATGGGAGATTAGTAGAGGTTAATAATGTAACAAGAATTAAGAATGTTCCTGCTTGTAGTTGGATACAAGTTTGA
- the LOC104785474 gene encoding 40S ribosomal protein S15a-like — MVRASVLNDSLKSMCNAEKRGKRQVMIRPSSKVIIKFLTVMQKHGYIAEFEYVDDHRSGKIVVELNGRLNKCGVISPRFDVGVKEIEGWTAKLLPSRQFGYIVLTTSAGIMDHEEARRKNVGGKVLGFFY, encoded by the exons ATGGTGAGGGCTAGCGTTTTAAATGATTCTCTGAAGAGCATGTGTAATGCAGAGAAACGTGGGAAACGCCAAGTCATGATAAGACCCTCTTCCAAAGTGATCATTAAGTTTCTCACCGTGATGCAAAAGCATG gTTACATTGCAGAGTTTGAATATGTGGATGATCACCGATCCGGTAAGATTGTGGTTGAGCTTAATGGAAGGCTTAACAAGTGTGGTGTTATTAGTCCTCGTTTTGATGTTGGCGTCAAGGAAATCGAAGGTTGGACTGCCAAATTACTCCCTTCAAGACAg TTTGGGTACATTGTCTTGACAACATCAGCTGGAATCATGGACCATGAAGAGGCTAGGAGGAAAAATGTTGGAGGCAAAGTGCTTGGTTTTTTCTACTAG
- the LOC104788880 gene encoding LOW QUALITY PROTEIN: uncharacterized protein LOC104788880 (The sequence of the model RefSeq protein was modified relative to this genomic sequence to represent the inferred CDS: inserted 1 base in 1 codon; added 32 bases not found in genome assembly) — protein METSTRAPLTEHVSVPSANTNIQRRQPGNGGYLTKPSDATPSKQAIPAIHGKKFPARGNNSNLVINFSNDDSGSESDGKGRAQTSKIQPKGTMLGNRNPSTFSQTKLKGPIQIDNRAITKKALSTSTFSHAATSNVSNLSFAKDMKSIRNVHTYERTVSKDTRRPEQVADPNRNKLQDLKQQIALRESELKLKAAQPKKDAVNPKSSPARRVNIVSDDTRQLEPNEPPKKRLKVGGTDTSQPVIDYRVPASAAAPMNAPDVRKSQLPGVNANPSCKHLGSNSDKIVPPLISQHTVKGNTSSSAFQKSVGQANHYEGGRELERMKTVDRSVSSDQLLKIVNGNLQPCLNSSGLWNIPGNTTAPGNNHLDMLSLSNLEESLDKELEEAQERKHLCEIEERNALKIYRKAQRSLIEANARCAELYSKREILSAHYGSLIVHDSRLLWPSIHSENTETGFHFSGNIDSATKTDIVQHTQLESNHRYDSEYGGSHPPPHSRSGQNLGSEPCSDLDASTSDGLPCSNKQIASRLCSPSTDANILPEDESFPVDHESTEGNLGGHQTENLDQTLGNQKALLLEASLRSKLXERLGKRAVNGETVIDRGDESDVASEQAHRDDSSPFSETYQHNDSRELGANILQGSPSKAPVEWRSIEEHSLNIQSSIDMDSHKISPENDLLSSVALSGPLFRSTIYHLKVPGSSITSLGPEPNKSYSLYSDKRQCRSLTDTAVYEKNGFYTCNLNVDPSWPLCMYELRGRCNNDECVWQHFKDFSDNSLHQSLHDPTDGRVGSISHPKKHNSSKGSHIMDTVFSPTYFVSLDTMKVDSWSYESVLAQRQGQMWWKHFSTCLASSNSLYRNVPRKEYEGRIEVLGNSRTYSSYFTIKHSLMNILKQGSDAAVEPVERALTIFCRAVDQSEGLIQALSVLSQGLESDPTSEILWTVYLLIYHAYEGSDGKHMFPYGVKHSSRSYVIWLLYINSRGQLNEQIIAYEAALSALCNHASGSIDKNHASACILDVLLQMFNLLCISGNVSKAIQRISKLQAPAAVSDDPEFSLMSHTLTCLTYSDKCVFWICCVYLVIYRKLPDSIVQRLEMEKELHEIEWPSVNLDGDLKQTALRLIDKGMLSVESCTNDGLPKNGLQKRLAGVFALNHALFMIAVDGLESCRDILKESIELYPTCLELKLLALRMQSNELKDMFSSGYEEFLKQEAKEASCIQCIWNQYAEYALQGGNYDMARELMSRWYVSVWDVLSRKNKTVLANEEEGDDSLLESDLSDLNFASGQGDVMFGYLNLSLHNLLQRNWTEAHSAIDQALKATAPEHFMHCLREHALFQLINELQATGEFSIDLQLRLLNSYLDRASSLPVREPLSWKFISNSGEKPRVRKLVTNLLAPVSSEHLVVNVVLEAWHGPSLVPEKLNKQKELVDFVETILQLVPCNYPLALSVSKLLRREEKLSDPGSSSGIHFWAGLNLVSTISCAIPVAPEYIWVEAGEIVSNINGFKTRAERFLKKALSVYPMSVKLWRCYRSLCKSIEERRGTEIEEAATKKGITLD, from the exons gaaaggACCAATACAAATTGATAACAGAGCTATAACAAAGAAGGCGTTGTCCACTAGCACCTTTAGTCATGCTGCGACTTCCAATGTTTCCAACCTTTCATTTGCTAAGGATATGAAATCCATTAGAAATGTTCATACCTATGAAAGGACGGTTAGCAAAGATACACGGCGGCCTGAACAGGTTGCGGATCCCAATCGCAACAAACTTCAGGATTTGAAGCAGCAGATTGCGCTTCGGGAAAGTGAGCTGAAGCTTAAGGCTGCGCAGCCGAAGAAAGATGCTGTTAACCCAAAAAGCAGTCCAGCAAGGAGAGTCAATATTGTTTCTGATGATACTAGACAGCTAGAACCAAACGAACCTCCCAAGAAGCGCTTAAAAGTTGGTGGAACTGACACAAGTCAGCCTGTTATTGATTATCGAGTGCCAGCATCTGCTGCTGCACCAATGAATGCGCCAGACGTTCGTAAAAGTCAACTGCCTG GTGTCAATGCAAATCCTAGTTGCAAACACCTCGGAAGTAACAGTGATAAGATAGTTCCACCCCTAATTTCTCAGCATACTGTAAAAGGAAATACAAGCTCAAGTGCCTTTCAAAAAAGTGTT GGTCAAGCAAATCATTACGAAGGTGGAAGAGAACTGGAAAGAATGAAAACTGTTGATAGGAGCGTGTCAAGTGATCAGTTACTTAAAATAGTCAATGGAAACCTTCAG CCTTGTTTGAATAGTTCTGGCCTCTGGAACATCCCGGGAAATACAACAGCTCCTGGAAATAATCATCTGGATATGCTATCTTTGTCGAACCTAGAGGAATCGCTTGACAAAGAGTTGGAAGAAGCACAAGAACGTAAACACCTTTGTGAAATTGAGGAAAGAAATGCTCTTAAGATTTATAGAAAGGCACAGAGATCTTTGATCGAGGCAAATGCCAGATGTGCAGAACTTTACAGTAAGAGAGAAATTTTATCTGCTCATTATGGATCTCTCATTGTCCACGACTCCAGATTGTTGTGGCCTTCTATACATAGTGAGAATACTGAAACTGGGTTTCACTTTAGTGGTAACATTGATTCGGCAACCAAAACAGACATCGTTCAGCATACTCAGCTAGAAAGCAACCACAGATATGACAGTGAATATGGTGGCAGTCATCCTCCACCACATTCCCGTAGTGGACAGAATTTGGGTTCAGAACCATGCAGTGATCTTGATGCTAGTACCTCTGATGGACTGCCTTGCAGTAACAAGCAAATTGCAAGTAGACTATGCTCTCCGTCAACTGATGCAAACATTTTACCAGAGGACGAGTCATTTCCAGTTGACCATGAATCTACCGAGGGGAACCTTGGTGGACATCAAACGGAAAATCTTGATCAAACACTAGGCAATCAGAAAGCTTTGCTTCTCGAAGCATCATTAAGATCGAAAT TTGAGCGTCTAGGCAAGAGGGCAGTCAATGGGGAGACTGTGATAGATAGAGGGGATGAAAGCGATGTTGCAAGTGAACAAGCCCACAGAGATGACAGTAGTCCTTTCTCCGAAACATATCAGCATAATGATTCTCGAG AGCTAGGTGCCAATATACTGCAAGGAAGTCCCTCCAAAGCACCAGTTGAATGGCGCTCGATTGAGGAACATTCGCTAAATATTCAGTCATCTATAGATATGGACTCCCATAAGATTTCACCAGAGAATGACCTTTTATCGTCTGTAGCTTTGTCAGGTCCTTTGTTTCGAAGCACAATCTATCATCTGAAAGTCCCAGGGTCTTCAATTACATCTCTGGGTCCAGAACCAAACAAGTCATATAGCCTATACAGTGATAAAAGACAATGTAGGAGCTTGACCGATACTGCAGTGTATGAGAAAAATGGCTTCTACACCTGTAATTTGAATGTGGACCCTTCTTGGCCTCTCTGCATGTACGAGTTACGTGGAAGGTGCAATAACGATGAATGTGTTTGGCAACATTTCAAGGATTTCTCTGATAACAGTTTGCATCAAAGTCTACATGATCCTACTG ATGGTAGAGTTGGGTCAATCTCACATCCGAAGAAACATAATTCTTCCAAAGGATCCCACATTATGGACACGGTGTTTTCACCAACTTACTTTGTCTCCTTGGATACGATGAAGGTTGACTCGTGGTCTTATGAGTCCGTTCTGGCTCAAAGACAAGGACAAATGTGGTGGAAGCACTTTAGTACCTGCCTAGCCTCATCGAACTCGCTTTACAGAAATGTACCTAGAAAGGAATATGAAGGTCGAATTGAAGTCCTAGGAAATTCAAGAACATACTCATCATACTTCACGATTAAGCATAGCTTGATg AATATCCTTAAACAAGGTTCAGATGCTGCTGTTGAACCCGTGGAAAGGGCTCTTACTATTTTCTGTCGGGCAGTTGATCAGTCAGAAGGCTTGATCCAG GCCCTTTCTGTGCTTTCACAAGGTCTTGAAAGTGACCCAACTTCTGAGATTCTTTGGACTGTTTATCTCCTGATTTACCATGCATATGAAGGATCAGATGGGAAACATATGTTTCCTTATGGG GTCAAACACAGTAGCAGATCATACGTAATTTGGCTTCTGTACATCAACAGTCGAGGACAACTTAATGAACAAATTATTGCATATGAGGCTGCCCTCTCGGCACTTTGCAACCATGCATCTGGGTCTATTGACAAGAATCATGCCAGTGCTTGCATATTAGATGTTTTGCTGCAGATGTTCAACCTTTTGTGCATTTCTGGGAATGTTTCTAAGGCAATACAGAGAATATCCAAGCTTCAGGCTCCAGCAGCAGTTTCTGATGACCCTGAATTTTCACTGATGTCTCACACTCTCACATGCTTAACATATTCTGACAAATGTGTGTTCTGGATTTGTTGTGTGTACTTAGTTATTTACAGGAAGCTGCCTGACTCTATTGTCCAACGACTTGAAATGGAGAAGGAACTACATGAAATAGAATGGCCTTCTGTTAATTTGGATGGTGATCTGAAGCAAACGGCGCTCAGACTAATTGATAAAGGGATGCTTTCCGTAGAATCTTGTACCAACGATGGGTTGCCGAAAAATGGATTACAAAAGCGACTTGCTGGGGTATTTGCTCTGAACCACGCCCTGTTTATGATTGCAGTAGATGGGTTGGAAAGCTGTAGGGACATTTTGAAGGAATCTATTGAACTCTACCCAACTTGCTTGGAGCTGAAATTGTTAGCACTTAGGATGCAATCAAATGAGTTAAAGGATATGTTCTCGTCTGGGTATGAAGAGTTTCTCAAGCAGGAAGCAAAAGAGGCATCATGCATACAATGTATTTGGAATCAGTATGCTGAATATGCTTTGCAAGGAGGAAACTACGACATGGCAAGAGAACTCATGTCCCGTTGGTACGTGTCAGTATGGGATGTATTGTCCCGTAAGAATAAGACAGTACTGgctaatgaagaagaaggtgatgatAGTTTGCTGGAATCAGATTTATCAGATCTAAATTTTGCATCGGGTCAGGGGGATGTGATGTTTGGATATCTAAATCTATCTCTCCATAATCTACTGCAGCGTAACTGGACCGAGGCTCACTCGGCCATTGACCAAGCACTAAAAGCTACAGCTCCCGAGCATTTTATGCACTGTCTCAGAGAGCATGCTCTGTTTCAGCTAATCAACGAGTTGCAAGCAACTGGTGAATTTTCAATCGACCTACAATTGAGATTACTCAACTCTTACTTGGATAGAGCAAGTTCTTTACCTGTAAGAGAGCCACTATCTTGGAAATTCATCAGCAACAGCGGGGAGAAACCGAGAGTCAGGAAGCTAGTTACTAACCTTCTGGCTCCAGTTTCATCTGAACACTTAGTGGTGAATGTTGTTCTTGAAGCATGGCACGGACCATCTCTTGTACCCGAGAAGctaaataaacaaaaggaaCTGGTGGATTTTGTGGAAACAATATTACAGTTGGTTCCATGCAATTACCCGCTGGCTTTGTCTGTTAGTAAGCTGTTaaggagagaagagaaactTTCAGATCCTGGTTCCTCCTCGGGTATTCATTTCTGGGCGGGTCTGAATTTGGTGAGTACAATATCTTGTGCCATTCCAGTAGCTCCGGAGTATATATGGGTGGAGGCTGGAGAAATAGTGAGCAATATCAATGGTTTCAAGACAAGAGCTGAGAGATTCTTGAAGAAAGCTTTGTCTGTATATCCAATGTCTGTGAAGTTATGGAGATGTTACAGGAGTTTATGCAAAAGtatagaagagagaagaggtaCTGAGATCGAAGAAGCAGCCACAAAGAAAGGAATCACCCTtgattga